The following coding sequences lie in one Leucobacter allii genomic window:
- a CDS encoding 6-phosphofructokinase — protein MRIGVLCSGGDSPGMNAAIRGAVLRAVEVHGFEMIGFMDGWRGFFAGDSVPLDRRAVRGISPLGGVILGTSRVQPFLAGRGDAGDLQAIRDRAAEYGIDGFLLIGGNGTQTVAQLLTAAGIPAIGLPKTIDNDLGGTDYTFGFDTAVSIAAEAIDRLRTTGESHRRCMVLEVMGRDAGWIALHAGMAGGAQVMLIPEFPESIEQISEWVLSVRDRGRSSLVIVAEGFRLVGSDEQVTRDGLDGFGRKRLGGVVELLAPLIEERTGIETRATVLGHLQRGGSPTAFDRVLATRTGIAAADAARAGQWGTMAGLRGDRVEMVPLAEAVGRLKTVPADRYEEVRLTFG, from the coding sequence ATGCGCATCGGAGTCCTGTGCTCGGGGGGCGACAGCCCCGGAATGAACGCCGCCATCCGCGGGGCCGTGCTCCGCGCCGTGGAGGTCCACGGCTTCGAGATGATCGGCTTCATGGACGGCTGGCGGGGCTTCTTCGCGGGCGACTCCGTGCCGCTCGACCGCCGCGCGGTCCGCGGCATCTCGCCCCTCGGCGGCGTGATCCTCGGCACGAGCCGGGTGCAGCCGTTCCTCGCCGGCCGCGGGGATGCGGGCGACCTGCAGGCGATCCGCGACCGCGCAGCGGAGTACGGCATCGACGGCTTCCTGCTGATCGGGGGCAACGGCACGCAGACCGTCGCCCAGCTGCTCACCGCCGCGGGGATCCCCGCGATCGGGCTGCCGAAGACGATTGACAACGACCTCGGCGGCACCGACTACACCTTCGGGTTCGACACCGCGGTCTCGATCGCGGCCGAGGCGATCGACCGGCTCCGCACCACCGGCGAGTCGCATCGCCGCTGCATGGTCCTCGAGGTCATGGGGCGCGACGCCGGGTGGATCGCGCTGCACGCCGGCATGGCCGGCGGTGCGCAGGTCATGCTCATCCCCGAGTTCCCCGAGTCGATCGAGCAGATCTCCGAGTGGGTGCTGAGCGTGCGCGATCGCGGCCGGTCCTCGCTCGTGATCGTCGCCGAGGGGTTCCGCCTCGTGGGCTCCGACGAACAGGTCACCCGGGACGGCCTCGACGGCTTCGGGCGGAAGCGCCTCGGCGGCGTGGTCGAACTGCTCGCACCGCTCATCGAGGAGCGCACCGGCATCGAGACGCGCGCGACCGTGCTCGGGCATCTCCAGCGCGGCGGCTCGCCCACGGCGTTCGACCGGGTGCTCGCGACGCGCACCGGCATCGCCGCGGCCGACGCCGCGCGCGCGGGGCAGTGGGGCACCATGGCGGGGCTGCGCGGCGACCGGGTGGAGATGGTGCCGCTCGCCGAGGCCGTCGGACGGCTGAAGACCGTCCCCGCTGACCGCTACGAGGAGGTCCGCCTCACCTTCGGCTGA
- a CDS encoding inorganic phosphate transporter, with protein MELTLIVLLVIVLALFFDFTNGFHDTANAMATPIATGALKPKTAVLLAAILNLVGAFLSTEVAKTISGGLINEGDGGVLITPELIFAGLIGAIVWNLVTWLYGLPSSSSHALFGGLIGAAIVGAGIAAINGGVFISKILIPMVAAPLTAGIVAFTATKVAYAITRRHDGRKDGRGRFRYAQIASSSLIALAHGTNDAQKTMGVITLTLVAANLQDPGTGPHLWVVVACALAIALGTYSGGWRIIRTLGAGLTQVKPAQGFAAETSTAATILASSHLGFALSTTQVASGSVIGSGLGRRGSSVRWRTVGRIASGWLFTLPAAGAVGAIAAAIAHIGFVGVIIDAVIGLAFILFIFWRSRRNKVDHSNAVPVPDVAESGYAVRIRKAKVKPLKTKTGTIPPLTPVAQSAVRDDVAAKEAEKAAREAEKAAASEEETR; from the coding sequence GTGGAACTCACCCTCATCGTGCTGCTGGTCATCGTACTGGCCCTCTTCTTCGATTTCACGAACGGCTTCCACGACACGGCGAACGCGATGGCCACGCCCATCGCGACCGGCGCGCTGAAGCCCAAGACCGCCGTGCTCCTCGCGGCGATCCTCAACCTCGTGGGCGCGTTCCTGTCGACCGAGGTCGCCAAGACGATCTCGGGCGGCCTCATCAACGAGGGCGACGGCGGGGTCCTCATCACGCCGGAGCTCATCTTCGCCGGGCTCATCGGCGCGATCGTCTGGAACCTCGTCACCTGGCTCTACGGGCTGCCGTCGAGCTCCTCCCATGCGCTCTTCGGCGGCCTCATCGGCGCCGCGATCGTGGGCGCGGGCATCGCCGCCATCAACGGCGGCGTCTTCATCTCCAAGATCCTGATCCCCATGGTCGCCGCCCCCCTCACCGCAGGCATCGTGGCCTTCACGGCCACGAAGGTCGCCTACGCGATCACACGCCGCCACGACGGCCGGAAGGACGGCCGCGGCCGCTTCCGCTACGCGCAGATCGCCTCCTCCTCCCTCATCGCGCTCGCGCACGGCACGAACGACGCGCAGAAGACCATGGGCGTCATCACGCTCACGCTCGTCGCCGCGAACCTGCAGGATCCCGGCACCGGCCCGCACCTCTGGGTCGTCGTCGCCTGCGCGCTCGCGATCGCGCTCGGCACCTACTCGGGCGGCTGGCGCATCATCCGCACCCTCGGCGCCGGCCTCACCCAGGTGAAGCCCGCGCAGGGCTTCGCGGCCGAGACGAGCACGGCCGCCACCATCCTCGCCTCGAGCCACCTCGGCTTCGCACTCTCCACGACGCAGGTGGCCTCGGGCTCCGTCATCGGCTCCGGTCTCGGTCGCCGCGGCTCGAGCGTGCGCTGGCGCACCGTGGGCAGGATCGCCTCGGGCTGGCTCTTCACGCTCCCCGCGGCGGGCGCCGTCGGCGCGATCGCCGCGGCCATCGCGCACATCGGCTTCGTCGGCGTCATCATCGACGCCGTCATCGGCCTCGCCTTCATCCTCTTCATCTTCTGGCGCTCCCGCCGCAACAAGGTCGACCACTCGAACGCCGTGCCGGTGCCCGACGTCGCCGAGTCCGGCTACGCCGTGCGCATCCGCAAGGCGAAGGTGAAGCCCCTGAAGACGAAGACGGGCACGATCCCGCCGCTCACCCCGGTCGCGCAGTCCGCGGTCCGCGACGATGTCGCGGCGAAGGAGGCCGAGAAGGCCGCGCGCGAGGCGGAGAAGGCCGCCGCGTCCGAGGAGGAGACCCGATGA
- a CDS encoding mycoredoxin, giving the protein MTTASLSEYTPEAGAITMFSTVWCGYCKRLKLMLDKTGIAYTVVDIEETPGTEELVKSVNGGNAVVPTLVFPDGTTATNPSLPEVRARLGA; this is encoded by the coding sequence ATGACCACTGCGAGCCTCAGCGAGTACACCCCCGAAGCGGGCGCGATCACCATGTTCTCCACCGTCTGGTGCGGGTACTGCAAGCGCCTCAAGCTCATGCTCGACAAGACGGGGATCGCCTACACGGTCGTGGACATCGAGGAGACGCCGGGCACGGAGGAGCTCGTGAAGTCGGTGAACGGCGGCAACGCGGTCGTGCCGACGCTCGTCTTCCCCGACGGCACGACCGCGACGAACCCCTCGCTCCCCGAGGTACGGGCGCGCCTCGGCGCCTGA
- a CDS encoding DEAD/DEAH box helicase, translating into MASTTATRQSNATNGSQRAAASGQRAKNAGRANGRRKHTHNEGIIPLLARAVREVEASAQRGKATPANRTKFHVIALLMREERARVKTEEGVSESERAETLKRLDGVAAILAKTAARDTSLITLLEPTAPITEATRLLKRKMLGQAGIELPEEEKAVAEPVQRYVPPELAERQVEPAGVEARRLANPFLTPDLTPPKQPAPVVRLANWELLGPLLKSFEQGGGGSACMELPEPPVPDRLSPAGLELMPHQARFLASVADGHRSFLLADEPGLGKTAQSVLAASVADAYPLLVVVPNVVKMNWAREAQRWTPQRRVTVIHGDGRDVDAFADIFVVNYEILDRHLSWISRFGFKGMVVDEAHMIKNVQSQRSRNVLAIAGSIRERTPGVSPLLIALTGTPLINDIDDFRAIWRFLGWTESDRPGPELMARLESNGWTPADASFYPEARQSVIEMGIVRRRKLDVAADLPAKRVVDLPVELDDELGRSIRDAEAQLAKKLLERFRAVKVGKLGAKLSDEAIIRMVCAQELEESHASADGLNVFTMVRQIGQAKAALAADYAAQLARSVGKVVFFAKHIDVMDRVEAQLAEAGLKTVSIRGDQTTTFRQEQIDAFNKDPEVSVAVCSLTAAGVGVNLQAASNVVLAELSWTDAEQTQAIDRVHRIGQEEPVTAWRIVAAQTIDAKIAELIDGKAGLAARALDGAAAPVEEADSVQLLALVGVLQRAVEQSGD; encoded by the coding sequence TTGGCCAGCACCACTGCGACGCGTCAGTCGAACGCGACGAATGGAAGCCAGCGCGCCGCCGCGTCGGGGCAGCGCGCGAAGAACGCGGGCCGCGCGAACGGGCGCCGCAAGCACACCCACAACGAGGGCATCATCCCGCTCCTCGCGCGTGCGGTGCGCGAGGTCGAGGCGTCCGCGCAGCGCGGCAAGGCGACCCCGGCGAACCGCACCAAGTTCCACGTCATCGCCCTGCTCATGCGCGAGGAGCGCGCGCGGGTGAAGACGGAGGAGGGCGTGAGCGAATCCGAGCGCGCCGAGACCCTGAAGCGGCTCGACGGGGTCGCGGCGATCCTCGCGAAGACCGCGGCGCGTGACACCAGCCTGATCACGCTGCTCGAACCGACGGCGCCCATCACCGAGGCCACGCGCCTCCTCAAGCGCAAGATGCTCGGCCAGGCCGGGATCGAGCTGCCCGAGGAGGAGAAGGCGGTCGCCGAGCCCGTGCAGCGCTACGTGCCGCCGGAGCTCGCCGAGCGCCAGGTGGAGCCGGCGGGCGTCGAGGCCCGCAGGCTCGCGAACCCCTTCCTCACCCCCGATCTCACGCCGCCGAAGCAGCCGGCCCCGGTCGTCCGTCTCGCGAACTGGGAGCTGCTCGGCCCGCTGCTGAAGTCCTTCGAGCAGGGCGGCGGCGGCTCGGCGTGCATGGAGCTGCCGGAGCCGCCGGTGCCGGATCGCCTCTCGCCCGCCGGGCTCGAGCTCATGCCGCATCAGGCGCGCTTCCTCGCGAGCGTCGCCGACGGCCACCGCAGCTTCCTGCTGGCCGACGAACCCGGTCTCGGCAAGACGGCGCAGTCCGTGCTCGCGGCCTCCGTGGCGGACGCCTACCCGCTGCTCGTGGTCGTGCCGAACGTCGTGAAGATGAACTGGGCCCGCGAGGCGCAGCGGTGGACGCCGCAGCGCCGGGTCACCGTGATCCACGGCGACGGGCGCGATGTGGACGCCTTCGCCGACATCTTCGTCGTCAACTACGAGATCCTCGACCGGCATCTGAGCTGGATCTCGCGCTTCGGCTTCAAGGGCATGGTCGTCGACGAGGCCCACATGATCAAGAACGTCCAGTCGCAGCGCTCGCGCAACGTGCTCGCCATCGCCGGCAGCATCCGCGAGCGGACACCGGGCGTCTCGCCGCTCCTCATCGCGCTCACGGGCACCCCCCTCATCAACGACATCGACGACTTCCGCGCCATCTGGCGCTTCCTGGGCTGGACCGAATCCGACCGTCCCGGACCGGAGCTGATGGCGAGGCTCGAGAGCAACGGCTGGACCCCGGCCGACGCGTCGTTCTACCCGGAGGCGCGCCAGAGCGTCATCGAGATGGGCATCGTGCGCCGCCGCAAGCTCGACGTCGCGGCCGACCTCCCGGCGAAGCGCGTGGTCGACCTGCCCGTCGAGCTCGACGACGAGCTCGGGCGGAGCATCAGGGACGCCGAGGCGCAGCTCGCGAAGAAGCTGCTGGAGCGCTTCCGCGCCGTCAAGGTCGGCAAGCTCGGCGCGAAGCTCTCCGACGAGGCGATCATCCGCATGGTGTGCGCTCAGGAGCTCGAGGAGTCCCACGCCTCGGCCGACGGTCTCAACGTCTTCACGATGGTGCGCCAGATCGGCCAGGCCAAGGCCGCCCTCGCGGCGGACTACGCCGCGCAGCTCGCCCGTTCGGTCGGCAAGGTCGTGTTCTTCGCCAAGCACATCGACGTGATGGACCGGGTGGAGGCGCAGCTCGCCGAGGCCGGCCTGAAGACGGTGTCGATCCGCGGCGACCAGACCACGACGTTCCGCCAGGAGCAGATCGACGCGTTCAACAAGGATCCCGAGGTCTCGGTGGCGGTGTGCTCGCTCACGGCCGCCGGCGTCGGCGTGAACCTGCAGGCGGCCTCGAACGTCGTGCTCGCCGAGCTCAGCTGGACGGATGCGGAGCAGACGCAGGCCATCGACCGCGTGCACCGCATCGGCCAGGAGGAGCCCGTCACGGCGTGGCGCATCGTGGCCGCGCAGACGATCGACGCGAAGATCGCCGAGCTCATCGACGGCAAGGCCGGGCTCGCGGCCCGGGCCCTCGACGGCGCCGCCGCGCCGGTGGAGGAGGCGGATTCCGTGCAGCTGCTCGCCCTCGTCGGCGTGCTGCAGCGGGCCGTCGAGCAGTCGGGGGACTGA